A single window of Paroedura picta isolate Pp20150507F chromosome 8, Ppicta_v3.0, whole genome shotgun sequence DNA harbors:
- the LOC143843501 gene encoding ferritin heavy chain — MASSPSQVRQNYHQDCEAAINRQINLELYASYVYLSMSYYFDRDDVALKNFAKYFLHQSHEEREHAEKLMKLQNQRGGRIFLQDIKKPDRDDWESGLTAMECALHLEKNVNQSLLELHKLATDKNDPHLCDFIETHYLDEQVKSIKELGDHVTNLRKMGAPKSGMAEYLFDKHTLGESDNEN, encoded by the coding sequence ATGGCTTCGTCTCCTTCCCAGGTGCGCCAGAACTACCACCAGGACTGCGAAGCGGCCATCAACCGGCAGATCAACCTGGAGCTGTACGCCTCCTACGTGTACCTCAGCATGTCCTATTATTTTGACCGTGATGATGTGGCTCTGAAGAACTTTGCCAAGTACTTCTTGCACCAGTCTCATGAAGAGCGAGAGCATGCAGAGAAACTTATGAAACTGCAAAACCAGAGGGGTGGTCGTATTTTCCTACAGGACATCAAGAAACCAGATCGTGATGACTGGGAGAGTGGGCTGACAGCAATGGAGTGTGCTTTGCACTTGGAGAAGAATGTGAACCAGTCTCTGTTGGAACTGCATAAGCTAGCAACTGACAAAAATGATCCCCATTTATGTGACTTCATTGAAACACACTATCTGGATGAGCAGGTCAAATCTATCAAAGAGCTGGGTGATCATGTGACCAATCTGCGCAAGATGGGGGCACCGAAATCTGGAATGGCAGAATACCTATTTGACAAGCACACCTTGGGAGAAAGTGACAATGAGAACTAG